Genomic segment of Umezawaea sp. Da 62-37:
GGGAGGGTACCGGTCACGCGCCGGTCGTGTTCCCCTGGGGTAGAAGGAAAGTGCTCCTGCTCAACGCCACGTTCGAGCCCCTGACCGCGCTGTCCTTGCGACGCGCGGTCGTGCTCGTCGTCTGCGGCAAGGCCGAGGTCGTCCACGGAGACCCCGCGGGGTCCATGGTCCACTCGTCGTCGGCGGAGGTCATAGTCCCGTCCGTGATCCGGCTCAGTACCTACGTGCGCGTCCCCTACCGGGGGCGCGTTCCGTTGACCAGGGCCGGGTTGATGCACCGGGACCGCTTCCGGTGCGCGTACTGCGGCGGTCGGGCCGAGACGATCGACCACGTCGTCCCCCGTAGCCGCGGTGGGCCCCACACCTGGCAGAACTGCGTCGCGTGCTGCGCGAAGTGCAACCACCGCAAGGCGGACAAGCTGCTGTCCGAACTGGGGTGGCGGCTCCGCGTCGTGCCGAACGCGCCCAGG
This window contains:
- a CDS encoding HNH endonuclease → MPDRQPTPIGALATAGVAPRVPAGQKQAIVRSVSDDGDRNGEGTGHAPVVFPWGRRKVLLLNATFEPLTALSLRRAVVLVVCGKAEVVHGDPAGSMVHSSSAEVIVPSVIRLSTYVRVPYRGRVPLTRAGLMHRDRFRCAYCGGRAETIDHVVPRSRGGPHTWQNCVACCAKCNHRKADKLLSELGWRLRVVPNAPRGPHWRLLAGVTEADPLWLPYLGEPAA